From Aricia agestis chromosome 11, ilAriAges1.1, whole genome shotgun sequence, a single genomic window includes:
- the LOC121731692 gene encoding probable DNA replication complex GINS protein PSF2, which yields MDPYEIEFIGENRIVSVIPNFSYDKLYLICGEYGPFRAGLPLNVPLWLGVMLKQKQKCRIVPPEWMDIEVLEEIKEEEKKSRFFTKMPNEHYMVEAKLILGAAAEDIPSAAEIKTIIKDIWDIRMSKLRTSMDAMMKSGGSYGRLDHLTMLEINSVKPLLPSAMDELHKIKMITKKQVASSLNTSTIVQSSSSQNV from the exons ATGGATCCGTATGAAATTGAGTTCATTGGTGAAAATCGTATAGTGAGCGTTATACCAAACTTTAGTTACGACAAACTTTACCTAATTTGTGGCGAATATGGGCCCTTCCGAGCTGGATTGCCACTAAACGTGCCATTATGGTTGGGGGTTATGCTGAAACAGAAACAGAAGTGCCGTATTGTGCCCCCAGAATGGATGGACATAGAGGTTTTGGAAGAGATCAAAGAAGAGGAGAAGAAATCTAG GTTCTTTACAAAAATGCCTAATGAGCATTACATGGTGGAAGCGAAGCTGATATTAGGAGCAGCGGCAGAAGACATACCATCAGCTGCAGAGATCAAAACGATTATTAAAGACATTTGGGACATCCGCATGTCTAAATTACGGACTTCAATGGATGCCATGATGAAATCCGGAGGCTCATATGGTAGATTGGATCATCTGACCATGCTAGAAATTAACTCTGTCAAACCATTGCTACCATCTGCAATGGACGAGCTGCATAAAATCAAAAtg ataACGAAGAAGCAGGTGGCAAGCAGTTTAAACACATCCACTATAGTACAATCATCGAGttcacaaaatgtatga
- the LOC121731774 gene encoding TNF receptor-associated factor 4 isoform X1: MVRSLSQWTKTLSFPSRLSPNRTSKESMVNVQPGSPGVSPTPSAASLPQGSDKTISPIPITEISQIIYPDPESEKTIMGSVVYCIHRKQGCQWSDELRKLKAHLNTCKHDAVLCSAQCGAMIPRVLMQDHLRYTCPLRRANCEHCGKEFSGSALEEHSGNCGHEPVYCENKCGAKVQRRHTQQHLQQHCSKRLVPCRHCGQRYTQDTVSAHGALCSRAPVPCPQRCAAAPARDELESHLRDCSNGLQHCTYRDAGCRFKGTRQQLERHAEESCAQHVAALAALARAQARQLEALRGALARLAVTCSGALVWRVTDFAAKMADARAREGVELVSPAFYTSQYGYKLQASLFLNGNGAGEGTHVSVYIKLLPGEYDALLRWPFAHSVSFTLFEQSASPERACNIVESFVPDPTWKNFQRPSKEPDALGFGFPRFVSHEMLKKRNFVKDDVLFLRVKVDPSKIVAV; this comes from the exons ATGGTGCGTAGCCTGTCGCAGTGGACGAAGACCCTCAGCTTCCCCTCGAGGCTGTCCCCCAACCGCACGTCCAAGGAGAGCATGGTCAATGTCCAGCCCGGCTCCCCCGGGGTCTCCCCGACCCCCAGCGCCGCGTCTCTCCCGCAGGGGTCAGACAAGACCATCTCGCCGATACCCATCACAGAGATCAGCCAAATC ATATATCCGGATCCAGAGTCGGAGAAGACGATTATGGGTTCCGTGGTCTACTGCATCCATCGTAAACAAGGATGCCAGTGGTCAGACGAACTAAGGAAACTGAAG GCACATCTGAACACGTGCAAGCACGACGCGGTGCTCTGCTCCGCGCAATGTGGCGCCATGATCCCTCGCGTGCTGATGCAGGACCACCTCCGCTACACCTGCCCACTGCGGAGAGCCAACTGCGAGCACTGCGGGAAGGAGTTCTCAGGAAGTGCCTTGGAG GAGCATTCAGGCAACTGCGGCCACGAGCCTGTGTACTGCGAGAACAAGTGCGGAGCGAAGGTGCAGAGGCGTCACACGCAGCAGCATCTACAGCAGCACTGCAGCAAACGCCTGGTGCCTTGCAGACATTGCGGACAGAGGTATACACAG GACACAGTATCAGCTCACGGTGCCTTATGCTCCCGCGCGCCCGTGCCGTGCCCGCAGCGCTgcgccgccgcgcccgctcgcGACGAGCTCGAATCTCATCTACGAGACTGTTCTAACGGCCTGCAGCACTGCACGTACAGAGACGCGGGATGTAGGTTTAAG GGCACAAGACAGCAGCTAGAGCGTCATGCGGAAGAAAGTTGCGCGCAACATGTTGCAGCACTCGCGGCGTTAGCACGAGCACAAGCAAGACAGCTTGAAGCACTCCGAGGCGCGTTGGCTCGGCTCGCCGTTACGTGTTCCGGCGCGCTCGTGTGGCGCGTAACGGACTTCGCTGCCAAGATGGCGGACGCGCGAGCGCGGGAAGGCGTGGAACTCGTGTCACCCGCGTTCTACACGAGCCAATACGGATATAAGTTGCAG gCGTCACTATTCCTGAACGGGAACGGAGCCGGCGAGGGTACGCACGTGTCGGTCTACATCAAACTCCTGCCTGGTGAATACGACGCCCTGCTCCGATGGCCCTTCGCCCACTCCGTGTCCTTCACGCTGTTCGAGCAGAGCGCGAGCCCGGAGCGAGCGTGCAACATCGTCGAGAGCTTCGTTCCAGACCCCACTTGGAAGAACTTCCAGAGGCCCTCCAAGGAGCCCGACGCGCTCGGCTTCGGCTTCCCCCGCTTCGTCTCCCACGAGATGCTCAAGAAAAGGAACTTCGTTAAAGACGACGTTCTATTCCTCCGGGTCAAGGTCGACCCGAGCAAGATCGTCGCAGTCTGA
- the LOC121731774 gene encoding TNF receptor-associated factor 4 isoform X2 — MTPVGLLFKVNSEGLFTSPVNAAPLDYAKIYPDPESEKTIMGSVVYCIHRKQGCQWSDELRKLKAHLNTCKHDAVLCSAQCGAMIPRVLMQDHLRYTCPLRRANCEHCGKEFSGSALEEHSGNCGHEPVYCENKCGAKVQRRHTQQHLQQHCSKRLVPCRHCGQRYTQDTVSAHGALCSRAPVPCPQRCAAAPARDELESHLRDCSNGLQHCTYRDAGCRFKGTRQQLERHAEESCAQHVAALAALARAQARQLEALRGALARLAVTCSGALVWRVTDFAAKMADARAREGVELVSPAFYTSQYGYKLQASLFLNGNGAGEGTHVSVYIKLLPGEYDALLRWPFAHSVSFTLFEQSASPERACNIVESFVPDPTWKNFQRPSKEPDALGFGFPRFVSHEMLKKRNFVKDDVLFLRVKVDPSKIVAV, encoded by the exons ATATATCCGGATCCAGAGTCGGAGAAGACGATTATGGGTTCCGTGGTCTACTGCATCCATCGTAAACAAGGATGCCAGTGGTCAGACGAACTAAGGAAACTGAAG GCACATCTGAACACGTGCAAGCACGACGCGGTGCTCTGCTCCGCGCAATGTGGCGCCATGATCCCTCGCGTGCTGATGCAGGACCACCTCCGCTACACCTGCCCACTGCGGAGAGCCAACTGCGAGCACTGCGGGAAGGAGTTCTCAGGAAGTGCCTTGGAG GAGCATTCAGGCAACTGCGGCCACGAGCCTGTGTACTGCGAGAACAAGTGCGGAGCGAAGGTGCAGAGGCGTCACACGCAGCAGCATCTACAGCAGCACTGCAGCAAACGCCTGGTGCCTTGCAGACATTGCGGACAGAGGTATACACAG GACACAGTATCAGCTCACGGTGCCTTATGCTCCCGCGCGCCCGTGCCGTGCCCGCAGCGCTgcgccgccgcgcccgctcgcGACGAGCTCGAATCTCATCTACGAGACTGTTCTAACGGCCTGCAGCACTGCACGTACAGAGACGCGGGATGTAGGTTTAAG GGCACAAGACAGCAGCTAGAGCGTCATGCGGAAGAAAGTTGCGCGCAACATGTTGCAGCACTCGCGGCGTTAGCACGAGCACAAGCAAGACAGCTTGAAGCACTCCGAGGCGCGTTGGCTCGGCTCGCCGTTACGTGTTCCGGCGCGCTCGTGTGGCGCGTAACGGACTTCGCTGCCAAGATGGCGGACGCGCGAGCGCGGGAAGGCGTGGAACTCGTGTCACCCGCGTTCTACACGAGCCAATACGGATATAAGTTGCAG gCGTCACTATTCCTGAACGGGAACGGAGCCGGCGAGGGTACGCACGTGTCGGTCTACATCAAACTCCTGCCTGGTGAATACGACGCCCTGCTCCGATGGCCCTTCGCCCACTCCGTGTCCTTCACGCTGTTCGAGCAGAGCGCGAGCCCGGAGCGAGCGTGCAACATCGTCGAGAGCTTCGTTCCAGACCCCACTTGGAAGAACTTCCAGAGGCCCTCCAAGGAGCCCGACGCGCTCGGCTTCGGCTTCCCCCGCTTCGTCTCCCACGAGATGCTCAAGAAAAGGAACTTCGTTAAAGACGACGTTCTATTCCTCCGGGTCAAGGTCGACCCGAGCAAGATCGTCGCAGTCTGA
- the LOC121731774 gene encoding TNF receptor-associated factor 4 isoform X4, with product MSYMDFLYDLLEIYPDPESEKTIMGSVVYCIHRKQGCQWSDELRKLKAHLNTCKHDAVLCSAQCGAMIPRVLMQDHLRYTCPLRRANCEHCGKEFSGSALEEHSGNCGHEPVYCENKCGAKVQRRHTQQHLQQHCSKRLVPCRHCGQRYTQDTVSAHGALCSRAPVPCPQRCAAAPARDELESHLRDCSNGLQHCTYRDAGCRFKGTRQQLERHAEESCAQHVAALAALARAQARQLEALRGALARLAVTCSGALVWRVTDFAAKMADARAREGVELVSPAFYTSQYGYKLQASLFLNGNGAGEGTHVSVYIKLLPGEYDALLRWPFAHSVSFTLFEQSASPERACNIVESFVPDPTWKNFQRPSKEPDALGFGFPRFVSHEMLKKRNFVKDDVLFLRVKVDPSKIVAV from the exons atgagcTACATGGATTTCTTGTACGATCTGCtggag ATATATCCGGATCCAGAGTCGGAGAAGACGATTATGGGTTCCGTGGTCTACTGCATCCATCGTAAACAAGGATGCCAGTGGTCAGACGAACTAAGGAAACTGAAG GCACATCTGAACACGTGCAAGCACGACGCGGTGCTCTGCTCCGCGCAATGTGGCGCCATGATCCCTCGCGTGCTGATGCAGGACCACCTCCGCTACACCTGCCCACTGCGGAGAGCCAACTGCGAGCACTGCGGGAAGGAGTTCTCAGGAAGTGCCTTGGAG GAGCATTCAGGCAACTGCGGCCACGAGCCTGTGTACTGCGAGAACAAGTGCGGAGCGAAGGTGCAGAGGCGTCACACGCAGCAGCATCTACAGCAGCACTGCAGCAAACGCCTGGTGCCTTGCAGACATTGCGGACAGAGGTATACACAG GACACAGTATCAGCTCACGGTGCCTTATGCTCCCGCGCGCCCGTGCCGTGCCCGCAGCGCTgcgccgccgcgcccgctcgcGACGAGCTCGAATCTCATCTACGAGACTGTTCTAACGGCCTGCAGCACTGCACGTACAGAGACGCGGGATGTAGGTTTAAG GGCACAAGACAGCAGCTAGAGCGTCATGCGGAAGAAAGTTGCGCGCAACATGTTGCAGCACTCGCGGCGTTAGCACGAGCACAAGCAAGACAGCTTGAAGCACTCCGAGGCGCGTTGGCTCGGCTCGCCGTTACGTGTTCCGGCGCGCTCGTGTGGCGCGTAACGGACTTCGCTGCCAAGATGGCGGACGCGCGAGCGCGGGAAGGCGTGGAACTCGTGTCACCCGCGTTCTACACGAGCCAATACGGATATAAGTTGCAG gCGTCACTATTCCTGAACGGGAACGGAGCCGGCGAGGGTACGCACGTGTCGGTCTACATCAAACTCCTGCCTGGTGAATACGACGCCCTGCTCCGATGGCCCTTCGCCCACTCCGTGTCCTTCACGCTGTTCGAGCAGAGCGCGAGCCCGGAGCGAGCGTGCAACATCGTCGAGAGCTTCGTTCCAGACCCCACTTGGAAGAACTTCCAGAGGCCCTCCAAGGAGCCCGACGCGCTCGGCTTCGGCTTCCCCCGCTTCGTCTCCCACGAGATGCTCAAGAAAAGGAACTTCGTTAAAGACGACGTTCTATTCCTCCGGGTCAAGGTCGACCCGAGCAAGATCGTCGCAGTCTGA
- the LOC121731774 gene encoding TNF receptor-associated factor 4 isoform X3: protein MFKFIVNKLKVSTNRIFNKNVTIYPDPESEKTIMGSVVYCIHRKQGCQWSDELRKLKAHLNTCKHDAVLCSAQCGAMIPRVLMQDHLRYTCPLRRANCEHCGKEFSGSALEEHSGNCGHEPVYCENKCGAKVQRRHTQQHLQQHCSKRLVPCRHCGQRYTQDTVSAHGALCSRAPVPCPQRCAAAPARDELESHLRDCSNGLQHCTYRDAGCRFKGTRQQLERHAEESCAQHVAALAALARAQARQLEALRGALARLAVTCSGALVWRVTDFAAKMADARAREGVELVSPAFYTSQYGYKLQASLFLNGNGAGEGTHVSVYIKLLPGEYDALLRWPFAHSVSFTLFEQSASPERACNIVESFVPDPTWKNFQRPSKEPDALGFGFPRFVSHEMLKKRNFVKDDVLFLRVKVDPSKIVAV, encoded by the exons ATGTTTAAATTCATAGTAAATAAGTTAAAAGTGTCAACCAATCGCATTTTCAACAAAAATGTTACC ATATATCCGGATCCAGAGTCGGAGAAGACGATTATGGGTTCCGTGGTCTACTGCATCCATCGTAAACAAGGATGCCAGTGGTCAGACGAACTAAGGAAACTGAAG GCACATCTGAACACGTGCAAGCACGACGCGGTGCTCTGCTCCGCGCAATGTGGCGCCATGATCCCTCGCGTGCTGATGCAGGACCACCTCCGCTACACCTGCCCACTGCGGAGAGCCAACTGCGAGCACTGCGGGAAGGAGTTCTCAGGAAGTGCCTTGGAG GAGCATTCAGGCAACTGCGGCCACGAGCCTGTGTACTGCGAGAACAAGTGCGGAGCGAAGGTGCAGAGGCGTCACACGCAGCAGCATCTACAGCAGCACTGCAGCAAACGCCTGGTGCCTTGCAGACATTGCGGACAGAGGTATACACAG GACACAGTATCAGCTCACGGTGCCTTATGCTCCCGCGCGCCCGTGCCGTGCCCGCAGCGCTgcgccgccgcgcccgctcgcGACGAGCTCGAATCTCATCTACGAGACTGTTCTAACGGCCTGCAGCACTGCACGTACAGAGACGCGGGATGTAGGTTTAAG GGCACAAGACAGCAGCTAGAGCGTCATGCGGAAGAAAGTTGCGCGCAACATGTTGCAGCACTCGCGGCGTTAGCACGAGCACAAGCAAGACAGCTTGAAGCACTCCGAGGCGCGTTGGCTCGGCTCGCCGTTACGTGTTCCGGCGCGCTCGTGTGGCGCGTAACGGACTTCGCTGCCAAGATGGCGGACGCGCGAGCGCGGGAAGGCGTGGAACTCGTGTCACCCGCGTTCTACACGAGCCAATACGGATATAAGTTGCAG gCGTCACTATTCCTGAACGGGAACGGAGCCGGCGAGGGTACGCACGTGTCGGTCTACATCAAACTCCTGCCTGGTGAATACGACGCCCTGCTCCGATGGCCCTTCGCCCACTCCGTGTCCTTCACGCTGTTCGAGCAGAGCGCGAGCCCGGAGCGAGCGTGCAACATCGTCGAGAGCTTCGTTCCAGACCCCACTTGGAAGAACTTCCAGAGGCCCTCCAAGGAGCCCGACGCGCTCGGCTTCGGCTTCCCCCGCTTCGTCTCCCACGAGATGCTCAAGAAAAGGAACTTCGTTAAAGACGACGTTCTATTCCTCCGGGTCAAGGTCGACCCGAGCAAGATCGTCGCAGTCTGA
- the LOC121731774 gene encoding TNF receptor-associated factor 4 isoform X5 — translation MCSIFERTIYPDPESEKTIMGSVVYCIHRKQGCQWSDELRKLKAHLNTCKHDAVLCSAQCGAMIPRVLMQDHLRYTCPLRRANCEHCGKEFSGSALEEHSGNCGHEPVYCENKCGAKVQRRHTQQHLQQHCSKRLVPCRHCGQRYTQDTVSAHGALCSRAPVPCPQRCAAAPARDELESHLRDCSNGLQHCTYRDAGCRFKGTRQQLERHAEESCAQHVAALAALARAQARQLEALRGALARLAVTCSGALVWRVTDFAAKMADARAREGVELVSPAFYTSQYGYKLQASLFLNGNGAGEGTHVSVYIKLLPGEYDALLRWPFAHSVSFTLFEQSASPERACNIVESFVPDPTWKNFQRPSKEPDALGFGFPRFVSHEMLKKRNFVKDDVLFLRVKVDPSKIVAV, via the exons ATGTGTTCCATATTCGAGCGAACG ATATATCCGGATCCAGAGTCGGAGAAGACGATTATGGGTTCCGTGGTCTACTGCATCCATCGTAAACAAGGATGCCAGTGGTCAGACGAACTAAGGAAACTGAAG GCACATCTGAACACGTGCAAGCACGACGCGGTGCTCTGCTCCGCGCAATGTGGCGCCATGATCCCTCGCGTGCTGATGCAGGACCACCTCCGCTACACCTGCCCACTGCGGAGAGCCAACTGCGAGCACTGCGGGAAGGAGTTCTCAGGAAGTGCCTTGGAG GAGCATTCAGGCAACTGCGGCCACGAGCCTGTGTACTGCGAGAACAAGTGCGGAGCGAAGGTGCAGAGGCGTCACACGCAGCAGCATCTACAGCAGCACTGCAGCAAACGCCTGGTGCCTTGCAGACATTGCGGACAGAGGTATACACAG GACACAGTATCAGCTCACGGTGCCTTATGCTCCCGCGCGCCCGTGCCGTGCCCGCAGCGCTgcgccgccgcgcccgctcgcGACGAGCTCGAATCTCATCTACGAGACTGTTCTAACGGCCTGCAGCACTGCACGTACAGAGACGCGGGATGTAGGTTTAAG GGCACAAGACAGCAGCTAGAGCGTCATGCGGAAGAAAGTTGCGCGCAACATGTTGCAGCACTCGCGGCGTTAGCACGAGCACAAGCAAGACAGCTTGAAGCACTCCGAGGCGCGTTGGCTCGGCTCGCCGTTACGTGTTCCGGCGCGCTCGTGTGGCGCGTAACGGACTTCGCTGCCAAGATGGCGGACGCGCGAGCGCGGGAAGGCGTGGAACTCGTGTCACCCGCGTTCTACACGAGCCAATACGGATATAAGTTGCAG gCGTCACTATTCCTGAACGGGAACGGAGCCGGCGAGGGTACGCACGTGTCGGTCTACATCAAACTCCTGCCTGGTGAATACGACGCCCTGCTCCGATGGCCCTTCGCCCACTCCGTGTCCTTCACGCTGTTCGAGCAGAGCGCGAGCCCGGAGCGAGCGTGCAACATCGTCGAGAGCTTCGTTCCAGACCCCACTTGGAAGAACTTCCAGAGGCCCTCCAAGGAGCCCGACGCGCTCGGCTTCGGCTTCCCCCGCTTCGTCTCCCACGAGATGCTCAAGAAAAGGAACTTCGTTAAAGACGACGTTCTATTCCTCCGGGTCAAGGTCGACCCGAGCAAGATCGTCGCAGTCTGA